One stretch of Thalassovita sp. DNA includes these proteins:
- a CDS encoding ion transporter, producing MIEANATLRARVYWWLERPDRNADGPLLLEIALIALISLNVGAVILETVAPIYARWKLALDLFETVSLLVFTAEYLARLWVAPENPEVRLRRDWATSPLAVVDLLAILPAVLGMLFPLDLRILRTLRMLRLLKLTRYSPALGMLLAVFEEEAGAFLAGFFILVLMLIFASSGAWLAEHEAQPEAFGSIPAAMWWAVATLTTVGYGDVTPVTVAGRIFGAIITIVGIGMAALPAGIIASGLNDQLHRRRASLEAQFRLALEDGTICAEEQASIEALRKELGLSRRAASHIHEQVRTETQARQGVCPACGRSLQVSKSME from the coding sequence ATGATTGAAGCCAATGCCACCCTACGGGCCCGGGTCTATTGGTGGCTCGAGCGGCCCGACCGAAACGCTGACGGCCCGCTGCTGCTGGAGATCGCGCTGATCGCACTCATTTCGCTGAACGTCGGTGCAGTAATCCTCGAGACGGTCGCGCCGATCTATGCGCGCTGGAAGCTTGCGCTCGACCTGTTTGAGACGGTGTCGCTGCTGGTGTTCACTGCCGAATACTTGGCCCGGTTGTGGGTGGCCCCCGAAAACCCTGAGGTTCGGTTGCGACGGGACTGGGCCACCAGCCCGCTGGCTGTCGTTGATCTATTGGCGATCCTGCCGGCGGTGCTGGGTATGCTATTTCCTCTGGATCTGCGGATACTGCGCACGCTTCGGATGCTACGCCTTCTTAAGCTCACCCGATATTCACCCGCTTTGGGCATGTTGTTGGCGGTGTTCGAGGAAGAAGCCGGGGCCTTTCTGGCCGGTTTCTTCATCCTTGTTCTGATGCTGATCTTTGCCTCCAGCGGGGCCTGGCTGGCTGAACATGAGGCGCAACCAGAGGCTTTCGGCTCTATCCCTGCCGCCATGTGGTGGGCGGTGGCCACGCTGACGACGGTCGGTTACGGCGACGTGACGCCGGTGACGGTGGCAGGTAGGATCTTCGGCGCGATCATCACCATCGTCGGGATCGGCATGGCCGCGTTGCCTGCCGGGATCATTGCAAGCGGCCTGAACGACCAACTTCACCGCCGCCGTGCCAGCCTGGAAGCCCAGTTTCGCCTTGCGCTGGAGGATGGCACGATTTGTGCAGAGGAGCAGGCATCGATAGAAGCCCTGCGCAAGGAGTTGGGCCTTTCCCGTCGGGCAGCCAGCCACATTCACGAACAAGTTCGAACCGAAACACAGGCACGTCAGGGCGTGTGTCCAGCCTGCGGTCGGTCTCTTCAAGTTTCTAAATCTATGGAGTGA
- a CDS encoding quinone oxidoreductase, whose amino-acid sequence MHDWEDWHVPDPAPGEVRMRHTAVGVNYADTYHRGGISHPWPVPDEPVVIGFEGVGIVEGVGDGVTGFKTGDRVAYGIPPLGSYSEVRNYPADKLLHLPEGLDDKQVAALLMKGMTAHYLLHRTYAVQPGDTILVHAAAGGMGLILCQWAKALGATVVGTVSTEEKAEVARAAGCNYPVVRSQQSFVDVVRDVTDGEGCAVVYEAIGKDTLQDSLDSLRLMGFCAAYGHVSGPPDPIDVIQDLGRRGSLFITRPAIMHYVAKRSDLEWTARDLFKAIGDGILDANINYEYSLKDAVKAHEAIESGKTLGATVLIP is encoded by the coding sequence TTGCATGACTGGGAAGACTGGCACGTGCCTGATCCGGCACCGGGTGAAGTGCGAATGCGTCACACGGCGGTGGGCGTGAACTATGCTGACACCTATCACCGCGGCGGTATATCTCATCCGTGGCCGGTTCCGGATGAACCGGTGGTGATCGGCTTTGAGGGCGTGGGCATTGTGGAGGGCGTGGGCGACGGCGTGACCGGCTTTAAGACCGGGGATCGTGTTGCTTATGGCATCCCGCCGCTGGGGTCTTATTCCGAGGTGCGCAACTATCCCGCCGACAAGCTGCTGCATCTGCCCGAGGGGTTAGACGACAAGCAGGTTGCCGCGCTGCTGATGAAGGGCATGACGGCACATTACCTGCTGCACCGCACATACGCCGTGCAGCCAGGTGACACGATCCTTGTCCACGCGGCTGCAGGCGGCATGGGGTTGATCCTTTGCCAATGGGCCAAGGCGCTTGGGGCAACCGTAGTGGGTACGGTCTCGACTGAAGAGAAAGCTGAGGTCGCCCGCGCGGCAGGCTGTAACTACCCTGTCGTCCGCTCACAGCAAAGTTTCGTTGACGTCGTGCGCGACGTGACCGACGGCGAGGGCTGCGCCGTGGTCTACGAGGCGATCGGAAAGGACACGTTGCAGGACAGCCTCGACAGTTTGCGCCTGATGGGCTTCTGCGCGGCCTATGGCCATGTGTCGGGTCCGCCCGATCCCATTGACGTGATCCAGGATTTAGGCCGCCGGGGGTCCCTGTTCATCACTCGTCCTGCGATCATGCATTACGTCGCCAAACGTTCTGATCTGGAGTGGACGGCACGCGATCTGTTCAAGGCCATCGGTGACGGTATTCTGGATGCCAACATCAACTACGAATACTCGCTGAAGGATGCGGTCAAGGCACATGAAGCCATCGAGTCCGGCAAGACCTTGGGCGCGACGGTGTTGATCCCATGA
- a CDS encoding HAD family hydrolase, with the protein MSLSGIKALTFDTGGTVLDWHTGFREAFAAAGARHGITRDWNALTNELRRRSMEAMLDLGRVGPPAFNFDEAHRFCLDTLLADERLDIFDDTDRRAIAWDAPHSFTAWPGVQPGLTALRNRYIVASFTLLSYRLVIDSSRLNGLIWDAVLSCEGFGVYKLLPEPYARAATLLQLDPPECLMVACHPFDLDAARDVGFRTALIRRP; encoded by the coding sequence ATGAGCCTGTCAGGTATCAAAGCTCTGACCTTCGACACCGGTGGCACCGTGCTCGACTGGCACACCGGCTTTCGTGAGGCATTTGCGGCGGCCGGCGCGCGCCATGGGATCACCCGGGACTGGAACGCGCTGACCAACGAGCTGCGGCGTCGCAGCATGGAAGCCATGCTTGATCTCGGGCGCGTCGGCCCGCCGGCTTTTAATTTTGACGAGGCACATCGGTTCTGTCTGGACACACTGCTCGCCGATGAGAGGTTGGACATCTTCGACGATACTGACCGCCGCGCGATCGCCTGGGATGCGCCGCACAGCTTCACCGCATGGCCGGGTGTCCAACCCGGCCTGACCGCCCTGCGAAACCGCTATATTGTGGCGTCCTTCACGCTCCTGTCCTACCGGCTGGTCATCGATAGCTCACGCCTGAACGGTCTGATATGGGATGCGGTTCTGTCCTGCGAAGGTTTCGGTGTCTACAAGCTCTTGCCTGAGCCCTACGCCCGTGCTGCCACCTTGCTGCAACTGGATCCGCCCGAATGCCTGATGGTCGCCTGCCATCCCTTCGACTTGGACGCCGCCCGCGATGTCGGGTTCCGGACAGCCCTTATCCGCCGACCATAG
- a CDS encoding HNH endonuclease — translation MAFGIFIHRSDSIYEDIPSERYQFPKQYLSRAQQCEGDWIVYLEPSKVKETKGYFAVAKVQEIIPDSRKPEMFLAVIKPGTYLDFGDPVSFRDENSVIESGLLNDQGKISGRAQAAVRTLSAEDFARIVERGLGWDEDILPRVGDSMQLPGFQDAQTPFLHMPARERVNQLTNRAVRDRNFRKNVLRAYGERCAITGLRLINGGGRAEVEAAHIRPVEHDGPDIVSNGLALSGTAHWMFDRGLVGLADDLTILVSRQSNDIEAVTSMINSSGKILVPDRLANRPRAEFVTWHRENCFKH, via the coding sequence ATGGCCTTCGGTATCTTCATCCATCGCAGCGACTCGATCTACGAAGACATTCCCTCGGAGCGGTATCAGTTTCCAAAGCAATACCTCTCGCGTGCCCAACAGTGCGAAGGGGACTGGATCGTCTACCTGGAGCCAAGCAAGGTCAAAGAGACCAAAGGCTATTTTGCTGTCGCTAAGGTCCAGGAGATCATTCCGGATTCTAGGAAACCGGAAATGTTCTTGGCGGTGATTAAGCCGGGGACCTATCTTGATTTCGGCGACCCTGTTTCATTCCGAGACGAGAATTCAGTCATCGAAAGCGGATTGCTGAACGATCAAGGCAAGATATCTGGACGCGCGCAAGCTGCGGTAAGAACCCTTTCAGCTGAAGACTTTGCCCGAATTGTCGAACGTGGTCTTGGATGGGACGAGGACATCCTGCCTCGCGTTGGTGACTCGATGCAGCTGCCAGGTTTTCAAGACGCGCAAACACCTTTCCTACACATGCCCGCACGGGAACGCGTCAACCAACTGACCAACCGGGCGGTTCGCGATCGTAATTTCAGAAAGAACGTCCTGCGCGCCTACGGCGAGCGCTGCGCCATCACTGGTTTACGTCTGATAAATGGCGGTGGCCGAGCTGAAGTGGAAGCCGCTCACATCAGACCTGTAGAGCATGACGGACCCGACATCGTCAGCAACGGGCTCGCCCTGTCCGGAACCGCGCACTGGATGTTTGATCGCGGTCTCGTTGGTTTAGCTGACGACCTGACAATTCTGGTTTCCCGTCAGAGCAACGACATCGAAGCCGTGACGTCGATGATTAACTCGTCCGGCAAGATCTTGGTGCCGGACCGCCTCGCCAACCGGCCAAGGGCAGAGTTTGTAACCTGGCACAGAGAGAACTGTTTCAAGCATTAA
- a CDS encoding helix-turn-helix domain-containing protein yields MESLVLHLLTWSDVINCKCSSFFAKFANFDEVVNWKIQMPQKHADLFAAMGARLTIARNKIGFSQAAMAEAIGVSPRAYHSYEKGQRGMPVEALVAMGERFEVDVPWLLLGTKSIRAGHDFEALKHIESSLDKHLTDEGIKIKSEKRGAIVARWYQSHVEGREVTDDDVHTWIELVRE; encoded by the coding sequence ATGGAATCGCTTGTTCTGCACCTTCTGACGTGGTCAGATGTGATTAACTGTAAATGTTCGTCATTTTTTGCAAAGTTCGCGAATTTCGACGAAGTAGTCAATTGGAAAATTCAGATGCCGCAGAAACATGCTGATCTTTTTGCTGCAATGGGTGCTCGTCTCACCATTGCTCGCAATAAAATCGGCTTCTCACAAGCGGCCATGGCGGAAGCTATCGGTGTCTCACCGCGCGCGTATCACAGCTACGAAAAGGGCCAGCGCGGAATGCCTGTAGAGGCCTTGGTCGCGATGGGTGAGCGGTTCGAGGTGGACGTGCCCTGGCTACTTCTGGGCACCAAATCCATTCGGGCGGGGCATGACTTCGAAGCCCTCAAACACATTGAAAGCTCGCTGGATAAGCACCTCACCGATGAGGGCATAAAAATCAAAAGTGAAAAGCGCGGGGCCATTGTCGCCCGTTGGTATCAATCGCATGTCGAAGGTCGCGAAGTGACGGATGACGACGTGCACACATGGATCGAGCTGGTAAGGGAGTAA
- a CDS encoding tyrosine-type recombinase/integrase produces the protein MPLQIYKRGRVYWAKGWIEYNGRPIAGPYRRSTKASTEEGARDWINHETERQIRRYVVGDEPSKTFSDAIMLYNASPKAAKQLIPIVEVIGDLSLGAISGALLKSLGPKLKPKASTDTWWREIVTPASAVINNAHELEGTPLIRVKPYDKFERIAQDKRRGKLSRVERTPADKEWIEAFCRAADPYNAALVRFMFETAARIDQAVSLEPDDLRPHENKVRVKAQKGHPESWITVSPQMMDELLALPPKRPKNRKTDKLMKSRIFGYGSSTGYNTRWKTICKRAGISYLSAHPAGRHGFFTELVVRQGVDPVTAAKAGRWSDPNLPMRIYAHAETDEADIRARFRTNHVQDDTVQAPNSKKSQKE, from the coding sequence ATGCCGCTCCAAATTTACAAGAGGGGCCGTGTCTACTGGGCCAAGGGGTGGATCGAATACAACGGCAGGCCAATCGCCGGCCCATACCGGCGAAGCACTAAGGCATCTACAGAAGAGGGCGCACGGGACTGGATAAACCATGAGACCGAACGTCAGATCCGTCGCTATGTCGTGGGCGACGAACCGAGCAAGACGTTCTCTGATGCAATCATGCTCTACAACGCGTCCCCGAAGGCGGCGAAGCAGTTGATCCCGATTGTCGAAGTGATCGGCGACCTGTCGTTAGGTGCGATATCTGGCGCGTTACTGAAAAGCCTTGGGCCGAAGCTGAAACCCAAAGCGTCGACGGATACCTGGTGGCGCGAGATCGTGACGCCCGCGAGTGCGGTGATCAACAACGCGCATGAGCTGGAAGGCACGCCGCTGATCCGCGTGAAACCCTACGACAAGTTCGAGCGGATCGCTCAGGACAAGCGGCGAGGGAAGCTCAGCCGCGTCGAGCGCACACCAGCGGATAAGGAATGGATCGAGGCATTTTGTCGTGCCGCCGACCCATACAATGCCGCACTGGTGCGTTTTATGTTTGAGACGGCTGCAAGGATTGATCAAGCCGTGTCCCTGGAGCCCGATGACCTAAGGCCGCACGAAAACAAAGTCCGCGTGAAAGCTCAGAAGGGGCATCCGGAAAGCTGGATCACCGTTTCGCCTCAGATGATGGACGAGCTACTCGCACTGCCTCCCAAACGTCCCAAGAACCGCAAGACCGACAAGCTCATGAAGTCGCGCATCTTCGGCTATGGGAGCTCCACCGGTTACAACACACGCTGGAAGACGATCTGCAAACGCGCGGGCATCTCGTACCTTTCAGCCCACCCGGCAGGGCGGCACGGGTTCTTCACGGAGCTTGTTGTCCGTCAGGGCGTCGATCCCGTCACAGCAGCCAAGGCTGGACGTTGGTCAGACCCCAATTTGCCCATGCGGATTTATGCCCACGCAGAGACCGATGAGGCCGACATTAGGGCCCGTTTTCGTACAAACCACGTACAGGATGACACTGTACAAGCACCCAACAGTAAGAAATCACAAAAGGAATAG
- a CDS encoding tyrosine-type recombinase/integrase — protein MKKVPHLKSRKRRKTGRWAHYYRRFDRAKGKEVEISLGVHGLHPSDPKVLAAWAAEHARWQDMPPGIESPKAETFGWALDLYTSGNDKWAKYSEETKKSRLAIFARYRKAQGSRPIKTITSDAIERALYAKGGHAAVNEYKALKPVFEHLRRLGFIAKNPMAGIELDRPATQGFAVAGADDIAAFQERWSVGTLERLVFDLALYTGAARGDLARLGRNNIKGDLLVYERHKSKVTAYVPLTPELREVISRTPDIAPTFILNSFGRPFAKESLGNLFGDAARAAGISARLHGLRKAFCTYWAEKGKSTHEIAAMAGHMSLSEVERYTRAADRERMVKLLVRVA, from the coding sequence ATGAAAAAGGTCCCCCACCTCAAGAGCCGCAAGCGTCGCAAGACTGGCCGATGGGCCCACTATTACCGGCGCTTCGATCGCGCAAAGGGTAAAGAGGTTGAAATCAGCCTCGGCGTGCACGGCCTGCATCCAAGTGACCCAAAAGTACTGGCTGCATGGGCTGCGGAACACGCACGCTGGCAAGACATGCCACCGGGTATAGAGTCTCCGAAGGCTGAGACTTTTGGCTGGGCCTTGGATCTCTACACTTCCGGCAACGACAAGTGGGCCAAATATTCTGAGGAAACCAAGAAATCCCGTCTAGCGATATTTGCCCGTTACCGCAAAGCGCAGGGCAGCCGCCCGATCAAGACTATTACTAGCGATGCTATTGAGCGCGCTCTATACGCTAAGGGCGGTCATGCCGCCGTAAATGAGTATAAGGCACTAAAGCCAGTATTTGAGCATCTGCGCCGGCTAGGCTTCATTGCCAAGAACCCTATGGCTGGGATCGAACTGGACCGACCAGCGACTCAAGGCTTTGCCGTCGCCGGTGCAGACGACATTGCTGCCTTTCAAGAGCGGTGGTCTGTCGGAACTCTGGAGCGTCTAGTGTTTGATCTCGCTCTTTACACAGGTGCAGCACGCGGCGACCTCGCCAGGTTGGGACGGAACAATATCAAGGGTGACTTGCTTGTGTACGAGCGGCACAAAAGCAAGGTGACTGCCTATGTTCCGCTGACCCCGGAACTACGCGAAGTGATTTCCCGAACGCCAGACATTGCTCCAACTTTTATCCTCAACAGTTTTGGCCGTCCGTTTGCAAAGGAAAGCCTTGGCAATTTGTTTGGCGATGCAGCCCGCGCCGCTGGCATTTCTGCCCGTCTGCATGGGCTGCGCAAAGCATTCTGCACCTATTGGGCCGAAAAGGGGAAATCCACGCATGAAATCGCCGCTATGGCAGGCCACATGAGCCTTTCCGAAGTGGAACGATATACACGCGCCGCTGACCGGGAACGCATGGTCAAACTCCTTGTGAGGGTCGCATGA
- a CDS encoding phage portal protein, whose translation MLGWIMNKLRPIEARSSGSGYTAQVMAARESFINGRSGVAELTATVQSCVSLWEGGFTMADVSGTKLLTRQTMATIARSVALYGEAVYLITDLGLVPATDWDVTTRDGRPRAYRLSIPEAGGGRTVTALAAEVLHLRIGSDNLTPWIGTAPLRRSSLTGAMLHAVETALGETFENAPLGSQIVPLPDTGAEDMATMRGAFRGRRGSTLVIEGVAQATAAGMNPQIGQKPDQLSPDLSKSMTAEMLAAAREGILMAFGVLPSLVNRAATGPAVREAQRQLAIWTLQPIAVLLADEASAKLGSLVEIDTIRPLQAFDAGGRARALSAIVKTMAEAKEAGIPSADVSGAMRMVDWKE comes from the coding sequence ATGCTCGGATGGATCATGAACAAACTGCGTCCGATTGAAGCCAGGTCCAGCGGGTCCGGTTACACCGCCCAGGTTATGGCTGCACGGGAGAGTTTCATTAACGGGCGCAGCGGCGTGGCCGAACTTACAGCGACGGTTCAGAGCTGCGTAAGCCTGTGGGAAGGCGGTTTCACAATGGCTGATGTGTCTGGCACTAAGCTGCTAACCCGTCAAACTATGGCAACAATTGCCCGCTCGGTAGCGCTTTATGGCGAAGCGGTCTATCTGATCACCGATCTGGGGCTTGTTCCTGCGACGGATTGGGACGTGACCACCCGAGACGGTAGACCGCGTGCCTATCGTCTCTCCATCCCTGAAGCGGGTGGGGGGCGGACTGTGACTGCTCTTGCCGCCGAGGTGCTGCACCTTCGGATCGGTTCTGACAATCTGACCCCTTGGATTGGTACGGCACCGCTTCGCCGGTCCAGCCTTACCGGTGCTATGCTTCACGCGGTGGAGACCGCCCTTGGCGAAACCTTCGAAAACGCCCCGCTAGGTTCTCAGATCGTGCCCTTGCCTGACACAGGGGCTGAGGATATGGCCACGATGCGAGGCGCGTTTCGAGGGCGGCGTGGCTCTACGTTGGTGATCGAGGGCGTGGCGCAAGCGACGGCGGCGGGCATGAACCCACAGATTGGACAAAAACCGGATCAGCTCTCGCCTGACCTCTCCAAGAGCATGACAGCCGAGATGCTGGCGGCGGCCCGTGAGGGTATCCTTATGGCATTTGGCGTCCTGCCGTCATTGGTAAATCGCGCGGCCACCGGTCCGGCCGTCAGGGAAGCGCAGCGGCAGCTTGCAATCTGGACACTGCAACCCATCGCAGTGCTGCTAGCCGATGAGGCATCAGCCAAGCTCGGCAGTCTTGTAGAAATCGATACCATCCGGCCCTTGCAAGCCTTTGATGCTGGCGGGCGGGCACGAGCGCTATCAGCGATTGTCAAAACAATGGCCGAAGCGAAAGAAGCGGGCATTCCATCCGCTGACGTGTCCGGAGCCATGCGCATGGTCGACTGGAAAGAATAG
- a CDS encoding HK97 family phage prohead protease, producing the protein MLWGAHVGSLELRSEGGETRLRAIFPYGQETVLVERVEMGRERREMIAARAFADRIERGEDVHFLSGHDFNKPLASRSAGTLTLTESDDALTIEATISAEMGQVSYVRDFLSAHAAGLVRGLSPGFRVGPGGEKVEERGNAILRTINAADLIEISAVTKPAYPQAQIEARNWQPISEVAKRLTHRRAAIRWR; encoded by the coding sequence ATGCTCTGGGGCGCTCATGTCGGTAGCCTTGAGCTGCGATCCGAGGGCGGGGAAACCCGCCTTCGGGCAATCTTTCCCTATGGCCAGGAAACCGTGCTGGTCGAGCGCGTGGAAATGGGCCGTGAGCGTCGTGAGATGATCGCAGCCCGTGCCTTTGCGGATCGGATCGAGCGCGGCGAGGACGTGCACTTCCTGTCCGGTCATGACTTCAACAAGCCGCTAGCCTCACGTTCGGCCGGCACTTTGACCCTGACGGAATCGGATGATGCGTTGACGATAGAAGCGACCATTAGCGCCGAAATGGGGCAGGTCAGCTATGTCCGGGACTTCCTCTCGGCCCACGCGGCCGGTCTGGTGCGAGGTCTGTCCCCTGGCTTTCGCGTCGGGCCGGGCGGTGAGAAGGTCGAGGAACGCGGCAACGCGATCCTGCGGACCATCAACGCGGCTGATCTGATCGAAATCAGCGCCGTCACGAAGCCTGCATATCCGCAAGCCCAGATCGAGGCTCGGAATTGGCAACCCATTAGCGAGGTGGCGAAGCGCCTAACACACCGCCGCGCCGCTATCCGGTGGAGGTGA
- a CDS encoding phage major capsid protein, whose amino-acid sequence MLESVKISRRQSEIRQNLAELAGKETPSEEEVRKMDELDREYRSNETRYRAALVAEDTERRDAGEELETRSAQEWADLMAGFEMRQVALALDEGRQLDGQTAEIVSELRSAGGFRGIPVPWQALEVRAGETVASGTPNPIQTRPIIDRLFPGSVAARMGAQMISIDAGAVEWPVTTSAVTAGWADGEAANVAGPTTYATTDRPMSPDHNLGIQMRITRKTLKQSGAALEQAVRRDMSGAMGAAMDQAAFLGTGANGQPLGVITGAATYGITSTAVDASVSWSAFRAAVTRFMTANAATGPKSVKALIRPEVWDYLDGLMVGDGGFKFEYDRLAENLGEVVMTSNALAAPTSGTPDVTQSLLTTAAGGVAPIFIGAWGAVDMIRDPYSDAQSGGLRITALATMDVTVARPAQLQLLTGLELG is encoded by the coding sequence ATGCTTGAATCAGTAAAGATCTCTCGGCGGCAAAGTGAAATCCGCCAAAACCTCGCCGAACTGGCAGGCAAGGAAACTCCGTCCGAGGAGGAGGTTCGCAAGATGGACGAGCTGGACCGGGAATACCGCTCCAACGAAACCCGATATCGAGCAGCTCTGGTCGCAGAAGATACCGAACGCCGCGATGCTGGCGAAGAGCTAGAAACCCGCTCGGCTCAGGAATGGGCCGACCTCATGGCCGGTTTTGAGATGCGTCAGGTCGCGCTGGCTCTCGATGAAGGGCGTCAGCTAGATGGGCAAACGGCAGAGATCGTGTCTGAGCTGCGCAGCGCGGGCGGCTTCCGGGGCATCCCCGTGCCGTGGCAGGCGTTGGAAGTCCGGGCCGGTGAGACCGTCGCCAGCGGCACCCCAAACCCGATCCAGACCCGCCCCATCATTGACCGGCTGTTTCCAGGCAGTGTGGCGGCGCGGATGGGGGCGCAGATGATCAGCATCGACGCGGGCGCGGTGGAATGGCCAGTGACTACCTCGGCAGTCACGGCAGGCTGGGCGGACGGCGAGGCGGCGAACGTGGCCGGGCCGACCACCTATGCCACCACCGACCGGCCCATGTCGCCGGACCACAACCTCGGCATTCAGATGCGCATCACCCGCAAGACGCTCAAGCAGTCTGGTGCGGCGCTGGAGCAGGCGGTACGGCGGGACATGAGCGGCGCAATGGGCGCAGCGATGGATCAGGCGGCGTTCCTCGGCACCGGCGCCAACGGTCAACCGCTCGGTGTCATCACGGGCGCGGCGACATATGGCATCACGTCCACGGCAGTTGATGCATCGGTGAGCTGGTCAGCGTTTCGCGCAGCCGTTACGCGGTTTATGACCGCAAACGCAGCGACCGGCCCAAAATCGGTTAAGGCGCTGATCCGTCCCGAGGTCTGGGACTATCTGGACGGCTTGATGGTGGGCGATGGCGGTTTCAAATTCGAATATGACAGGTTGGCCGAAAACCTTGGTGAAGTCGTCATGACTTCAAATGCCCTTGCGGCGCCGACTTCCGGAACCCCGGACGTGACGCAATCGCTGCTGACCACCGCGGCGGGTGGTGTCGCGCCGATCTTCATCGGCGCGTGGGGCGCTGTGGACATGATCCGCGACCCCTACAGCGATGCGCAATCCGGCGGGCTGCGGATTACAGCTCTGGCCACAATGGACGTAACCGTGGCGCGTCCGGCGCAGCTCCAACTGCTGACCGGCTTGGAGCTAGGCTAA